The Polaribacter tangerinus genome has a segment encoding these proteins:
- a CDS encoding M16 family metallopeptidase — MKKISIIILALATFIGCQNTSVEETPTLSINYTKIELDNGLDVIFHVDKSDPVVAVELMVHVGSAREKEGRTGFAHLFEHLLFLESENLGKGGLDKMSARIGGSGANGSTSRDRTNYLQTVPKDALEKMIWAEADKLGYFINTVTEPVLAKEKQVVKNEKRQSVDNRPYGHNQYVIGKNLYPKNHPYNWQVIGSLEDLQNATLQDVKDFYKKWYVPNNATLVLSGDIDIEQATKWVHKYFDEIPRGEEISPLEKRAGKVSEIKSLYYEDNFARVPQLTMVWPTVESYHPDSYALDVLSTYLSEGKSAPMNKVLIDQLKLTSYVSMFSWNSELAGELQLSVRAFNNQKLDAIKTGIEKAFELFEKEGISEKDLKRIKAGQETRFYESLSSVLGKGTNLASYNTYTGNPGFVSEDIKNTLSVTTKDVMRVYNTYLKNKNYVATSFVPKNSKELALDGAVLADVVEEKIVIGAEEDVQTKNGATYTKTPSSFNRGIEPPYGKKPTLAVPEVYQTNLENGLKIYGIENDEVPLIRFNITIEGGQLLESLDKLGVANLTAALLNKGTKNKTAQELEEAVQELGANIRVFGSKENITLSATTLAKNYNETLALVEEILLEPRFDSNEFELLKKATISNLRQQEANPNAIASNTYNELIYGKNNIRSKNTLGSLETVESITLEDLKLFYEKNISPSVAKLLVVGAISKDKLTSSLERLSKKWTSKEVLIPVDKSISAPTKPAVYFYDVPNAKQSVLQFGAPALAATDNDFYAATVMNYILGGGGFASRLTQELREGKGYTYGIRSGFSGTKATGTFTISSGVRSNVTLESSLLIKKILEEYPSTFSDKDLETTKSFLIKSNARAFETAGAKLRMLSNISSYNLKPDYIKSRENTVTNITKEEIKELAKKYVNPNKMIWLIVGDAETQLERMKELGYGDPILLNERQQTIKK; from the coding sequence ATGAAAAAAATAAGTATCATTATTTTGGCATTAGCCACTTTTATAGGTTGTCAAAATACATCCGTAGAAGAAACCCCTACTTTAAGTATAAATTATACAAAAATTGAACTTGATAATGGTTTAGATGTAATTTTTCATGTAGATAAATCTGATCCTGTAGTTGCTGTAGAACTAATGGTTCATGTGGGTTCTGCGAGAGAAAAAGAAGGCAGAACAGGTTTTGCACATTTATTTGAACACTTATTATTTTTAGAATCAGAAAATTTAGGAAAAGGAGGTTTAGACAAAATGAGTGCGAGAATTGGAGGTTCTGGCGCCAATGGCTCAACCTCGAGAGACAGAACAAACTACTTACAAACAGTTCCTAAAGATGCTTTAGAAAAAATGATTTGGGCTGAAGCAGATAAACTAGGTTACTTTATCAATACCGTAACAGAACCAGTATTAGCTAAAGAGAAACAAGTTGTTAAAAACGAAAAAAGACAAAGTGTAGATAATCGTCCTTACGGACATAACCAATATGTAATAGGAAAGAACTTATATCCTAAAAACCATCCATACAACTGGCAAGTAATTGGCTCTCTTGAAGATTTACAAAATGCTACTTTACAAGACGTAAAAGACTTTTATAAAAAATGGTATGTTCCCAATAATGCAACTCTTGTATTATCTGGTGATATAGATATAGAACAAGCTACAAAATGGGTGCATAAATATTTTGATGAAATTCCTCGTGGCGAAGAAATTTCTCCTCTAGAAAAAAGAGCTGGCAAGGTTAGTGAAATAAAATCTTTGTACTATGAGGATAATTTTGCAAGAGTACCTCAACTTACTATGGTTTGGCCTACTGTAGAGTCGTATCATCCAGACTCTTATGCTTTAGATGTTTTAAGCACATATTTATCTGAAGGGAAATCTGCACCAATGAATAAAGTACTTATCGACCAATTAAAATTAACTTCTTATGTAAGTATGTTTAGTTGGAACTCTGAGTTGGCGGGAGAACTGCAATTATCTGTAAGAGCATTTAATAATCAAAAACTAGACGCCATAAAAACCGGAATCGAAAAAGCCTTTGAGCTATTTGAAAAAGAGGGTATTTCAGAAAAAGATTTAAAAAGAATAAAAGCTGGTCAGGAAACACGATTTTACGAAAGTCTATCTAGTGTACTCGGCAAAGGAACTAATTTAGCGTCTTATAACACCTACACAGGAAATCCTGGTTTTGTATCTGAAGACATTAAAAATACGCTTTCTGTAACTACAAAAGATGTAATGCGAGTGTACAACACATATTTAAAAAACAAAAACTATGTAGCGACAAGTTTTGTTCCAAAAAACTCAAAAGAATTGGCTTTAGATGGTGCTGTTTTAGCTGATGTTGTGGAAGAAAAAATAGTGATTGGTGCAGAAGAAGATGTACAAACAAAAAATGGGGCAACATATACAAAAACTCCTTCTTCTTTTAATAGAGGCATAGAACCACCTTATGGTAAAAAACCTACTTTGGCTGTTCCAGAAGTATATCAAACAAATCTAGAAAATGGTTTAAAAATATATGGAATAGAAAATGATGAGGTGCCATTAATTCGATTCAATATTACCATAGAAGGCGGACAATTATTAGAGTCTCTAGACAAACTCGGAGTTGCAAATTTAACAGCTGCTCTTTTAAACAAAGGCACAAAAAATAAAACAGCACAAGAATTAGAAGAAGCAGTACAAGAGTTAGGTGCAAATATTAGGGTATTTGGTAGCAAAGAAAATATTACTTTAAGTGCCACTACCCTAGCCAAAAACTATAATGAAACCTTGGCACTAGTTGAAGAAATTTTACTTGAACCACGCTTTGACAGCAATGAGTTTGAACTCTTAAAAAAAGCAACAATTAGCAATCTTAGACAACAAGAAGCGAATCCGAATGCAATTGCTTCAAATACATACAATGAACTTATATATGGTAAAAACAATATTAGGTCAAAAAATACATTAGGTTCATTAGAAACTGTAGAATCAATTACGCTAGAAGATCTAAAGTTGTTTTATGAAAAAAATATTTCTCCATCTGTCGCAAAACTATTGGTAGTTGGAGCAATTTCAAAAGATAAATTAACAAGCTCGTTAGAGCGTTTAAGTAAAAAGTGGACTTCGAAAGAGGTTTTAATACCAGTAGATAAATCGATATCTGCACCTACTAAACCAGCAGTTTACTTTTACGATGTACCCAATGCAAAACAATCTGTATTACAATTTGGTGCACCGGCGCTAGCTGCCACAGACAACGATTTTTATGCAGCTACGGTAATGAATTATATTCTAGGCGGTGGTGGTTTTGCATCTCGCTTAACGCAAGAACTTAGAGAAGGAAAAGGCTATACATACGGAATTAGGTCTGGATTTTCTGGTACAAAAGCAACGGGTACTTTTACTATTTCTAGTGGAGTTCGTTCTAATGTTACGCTAGAATCTTCTTTATTAATTAAAAAAATTCTAGAAGAATATCCTTCAACGTTTTCAGACAAAGATTTAGAAACTACTAAAAGTTTTTTAATTAAAAGTAATGCCAGGGCTTTTGAAACAGCTGGTGCAAAACTTAGAATGTTATCTAATATTAGTAGTTATAACTTAAAACCAGATTATATTAAATCTAGAGAAAATACGGTAACAAATATTACTAAAGAAGAAATTAAAGAGCTTGCCAAGAAATATGTGAATCCGAATAAAATGATTTGGCTAATTGTTGGCGATGCAGAAACACAATTAGAAAGAATGAAAGAACTAGGTTATGGAGACCCAATTCTGCTAAATGAGAGGCAACAAACTATAAAAAAATAA
- the galE gene encoding UDP-glucose 4-epimerase GalE — protein sequence MKKILVTGGLGFIGSHTVVELQHEGFEVIIIDDLSNTTIGVLDNITEITGKKPDFHQIDLRKKKEVTTFFDNNKIDGIIHFAAFKAVGESVQNPLDYYENNIGSLVYILQEMRNRKLDNFIFSSSCTVYGQADELPITENAPVKKAESTYGNTKQIGEEIIEETCKAHHLNAIALRYFNPIGAHDSIKIGELPLGVPQNLIPFVTQTAAGIRKELSVFGDDYPTPDGTAIRDYIHVVDLAKAHIAALKRLLNKNNKQNFEFFNVGSGKGSSVLEVIKAFEKASKKPLNYKIVGRREGDITAAFADTTIANKELNWKTEKTLDEALSSAWKWQLKQS from the coding sequence ATGAAAAAAATACTTGTAACTGGTGGTTTAGGCTTTATAGGTTCACATACAGTAGTAGAACTTCAGCATGAAGGATTTGAAGTTATTATTATTGATGATTTATCGAATACCACTATTGGTGTTTTAGACAATATTACAGAAATAACAGGCAAAAAGCCAGATTTTCATCAAATAGATCTACGCAAAAAAAAGGAGGTTACTACGTTCTTTGACAACAATAAAATTGATGGTATTATTCATTTTGCAGCTTTTAAAGCTGTAGGAGAAAGTGTACAAAATCCGCTAGATTACTACGAAAACAATATTGGTAGCTTGGTATACATTTTACAAGAAATGAGAAATAGAAAATTAGATAATTTTATATTTTCTTCTTCTTGCACCGTATATGGACAAGCAGACGAATTGCCTATTACAGAAAATGCCCCTGTAAAAAAAGCGGAATCTACCTACGGAAATACCAAACAAATTGGAGAAGAAATTATAGAAGAAACCTGCAAAGCTCACCATTTAAACGCCATTGCATTAAGGTACTTTAATCCCATTGGTGCACATGATAGTATAAAAATAGGAGAATTACCATTGGGGGTTCCTCAAAACTTAATTCCGTTTGTTACCCAAACTGCTGCCGGTATTCGTAAGGAATTGTCGGTTTTTGGTGATGATTATCCAACTCCAGATGGAACCGCAATCAGAGACTATATACATGTAGTTGACCTTGCAAAAGCACATATAGCTGCCCTTAAAAGACTACTTAATAAAAATAATAAACAAAACTTCGAATTCTTTAATGTTGGTTCTGGAAAAGGAAGTTCTGTTTTAGAAGTAATTAAAGCCTTCGAAAAGGCCTCGAAAAAACCATTAAACTATAAAATAGTTGGCAGACGAGAAGGAGATATAACCGCCGCTTTTGCAGATACCACTATTGCCAACAAAGAACTAAACTGGAAAACAGAAAAAACGTTAGATGAAGCTTTATCTTCGGCATGGAAATGGCAATTAAAACAATCTTAA
- a CDS encoding DegT/DnrJ/EryC1/StrS family aminotransferase has product MKKIQMVDLQGQYSKIKTDVHKAIDSVLETSSYINGPLVHEFQADLEKYLQVKHVIPCANGTDALQIAMMALGLEQGDEVITVDFTFAATVEVIALLKLTPVLVDVEKDTFNINIEALKKSITPKTKAIVPVHLFGQVANMDAVMEIAKTHNLFVIEDNAQAIGANYTFKDGRKQKAGTIGNVGTTSFFPSKNLGCYGDGGAIFTNDDDLAHTIRGIVNHGMYTRYYHDVVGVNSRLDSIQAGVLKTKLPHLDTYCNARRNAARFYNNAFANNPHIITPTAKSNATNNCNEICDVCDCHVFHQYTLQITNGKRDELHKHLLANNIPNAIYYPVPLHTQKAYKDTRYNESDFPVTNTLIKTVISLPMHTELDTEQLTYITETVNNFIN; this is encoded by the coding sequence ATGAAAAAAATTCAAATGGTAGACCTACAAGGTCAATATTCAAAAATAAAAACAGATGTTCATAAAGCAATAGATAGTGTTTTAGAGACCTCTTCCTATATAAACGGGCCTCTAGTGCATGAGTTTCAGGCTGATTTAGAAAAATATTTACAAGTAAAACACGTTATACCATGTGCCAACGGAACAGATGCTTTACAAATAGCCATGATGGCGCTTGGTTTAGAACAAGGTGATGAAGTAATAACAGTAGATTTTACCTTTGCAGCAACCGTAGAAGTTATTGCATTGTTAAAACTCACACCTGTTCTGGTAGATGTAGAAAAAGACACTTTTAACATAAATATTGAGGCACTAAAAAAATCCATCACACCAAAAACAAAAGCTATTGTTCCTGTTCACTTATTCGGGCAAGTTGCCAATATGGATGCTGTAATGGAAATTGCAAAAACACACAATCTTTTTGTTATCGAAGACAATGCACAAGCTATCGGTGCAAATTATACTTTTAAAGATGGCAGAAAACAAAAAGCAGGAACTATAGGAAACGTTGGTACCACCTCTTTTTTCCCTTCAAAAAACTTAGGATGTTATGGTGATGGCGGTGCCATTTTTACAAATGATGATGATTTAGCACATACCATAAGAGGCATAGTAAACCATGGAATGTACACAAGGTATTACCATGATGTTGTTGGTGTAAACTCTCGATTAGATTCGATACAAGCTGGTGTTTTAAAAACAAAATTGCCTCATTTAGATACTTACTGTAATGCCCGCAGAAATGCGGCACGATTTTACAATAATGCGTTTGCCAATAATCCTCATATAATTACCCCTACTGCAAAATCTAACGCAACAAATAACTGCAATGAAATATGCGATGTATGCGATTGCCATGTTTTTCATCAGTACACTTTGCAAATTACCAATGGTAAAAGAGACGAATTACACAAGCATTTGTTAGCAAATAATATACCAAATGCCATTTATTATCCGGTGCCTTTGCATACACAAAAAGCGTATAAAGATACTCGATATAATGAAAGTGATTTTCCGGTAACAAATACATTAATTAAAACAGTTATTTCTTTGCCAATGCATACCGAATTAGACACAGAGCAATTAACATACATTACAGAAACCGTAAATAATTTTATTAACTAA
- a CDS encoding penicillin acylase family protein, producing the protein MKILKKILKYLVIILVLLFVGIWLYTKSQKPIYNGEVSIKNITDEVTVYFDDIGVPHIYATNNQDAYTALGYVHAQDRLWQMELIRRIAAGRLSEIFGEKLIATDKLFSGLGIEEAAAKTIENLDKNSEPYKMAMAYLKGVNQYIKEGKTPIEYTLVGVKKEPFQLKDMYNVFGYMAFSFAIAHKTDPMLNEVKEKLGIAYFNELIDVETKNLTTIETDKNAIITSTFSEAMHNLTEVLPISPFIGSNAWVLGADKTKNGKVIFSNDPHIGYSQPSVWYQAHIKTPSYEMYGFHLALVPFPLLGHNKTYAYGLTMFENDDVDFYIEKNNPNNASQYQFEGDFLAYKQVDKILKIKDSKDSLYTIKVSKHGPLMNGIIDHLEDERPIAMQWIYTKLENKILDVAYEISHSKNLEDFKKGAKKLHAPGLNMMYGDAKNNIAWFASGKLYNYRDSLYTKAFLNGSSGKDEIISYIDFEENPQAINPENGYVYSANNQPDSIANKLYPGYYLVGDRAERIVSLLEKKNDWTKQEVAKMMLDVTSLMAPKIAQNFVDEIEKNKLSVSEKTAISILKKWKGNFDLEEVAPVIYNRLVYEFQKNTFADELGNGFFQFVNTPFVEKVLPVQLKREHSVWWDNIHTKNKVETKKDVINTSFKNAFNFLQNQLGENVHDWKWKRVISVEHKHAVGEVALLRKYFNVGPFKTNGGDQVINNQIYNVDSTGFYKVTAGPSTRRVVDFSDVENSIAIIPTGQSGRIFSSYYKDQAQKYLKGEYVKMKLNTREIKQSKQILLLKPLK; encoded by the coding sequence ATGAAAATCCTAAAAAAAATATTAAAATATCTGGTTATAATTTTAGTTCTTTTATTTGTGGGAATTTGGCTTTATACCAAATCTCAAAAACCAATTTATAATGGTGAAGTTTCTATTAAAAATATAACTGATGAGGTAACTGTTTATTTTGATGATATTGGTGTGCCACATATTTATGCAACGAATAATCAAGATGCATATACCGCATTGGGGTATGTTCATGCTCAGGATCGTTTGTGGCAAATGGAATTAATAAGACGGATTGCAGCAGGCAGACTTTCAGAAATTTTTGGAGAAAAATTAATCGCAACGGATAAACTTTTTTCTGGTTTAGGAATTGAAGAGGCAGCAGCAAAAACAATAGAAAATTTAGATAAAAATTCGGAACCTTATAAAATGGCGATGGCATATTTAAAAGGTGTGAATCAATATATAAAAGAGGGGAAAACACCTATAGAATATACGTTAGTTGGTGTAAAAAAAGAACCATTTCAATTAAAAGATATGTACAATGTTTTTGGGTATATGGCATTTAGTTTCGCTATTGCACACAAAACAGATCCGATGTTAAATGAGGTGAAAGAGAAATTAGGTATTGCTTATTTTAATGAGTTGATTGATGTAGAAACTAAAAATTTAACAACCATAGAAACCGATAAAAATGCCATTATTACCAGCACTTTTTCAGAAGCTATGCACAATCTTACAGAGGTGTTACCAATTTCGCCATTTATAGGAAGTAATGCCTGGGTTTTAGGAGCAGACAAAACTAAAAACGGTAAAGTTATTTTTTCTAACGACCCTCACATTGGTTATTCACAACCTTCAGTTTGGTATCAGGCACATATAAAAACACCAAGTTATGAAATGTATGGATTTCATTTAGCATTGGTGCCATTTCCATTGTTAGGGCACAATAAAACGTATGCATATGGTTTAACAATGTTCGAGAATGATGATGTTGATTTTTACATTGAAAAAAACAACCCAAACAATGCCAGCCAATATCAGTTTGAAGGCGATTTTTTAGCTTACAAACAGGTAGATAAAATTCTTAAAATAAAAGATAGTAAAGATTCTTTGTATACTATTAAAGTTAGTAAACATGGACCTTTAATGAACGGGATTATTGATCATTTAGAAGATGAAAGACCTATTGCAATGCAATGGATTTACACAAAACTAGAAAATAAAATATTGGATGTTGCCTATGAAATTTCTCACTCAAAAAATTTAGAGGATTTTAAAAAAGGGGCAAAAAAATTGCATGCACCAGGTTTAAATATGATGTATGGAGATGCAAAAAATAACATTGCATGGTTTGCTTCTGGTAAATTGTATAACTATAGAGATTCTCTTTATACAAAAGCATTTTTAAATGGTAGTTCAGGTAAAGATGAAATTATTTCTTACATAGACTTTGAAGAGAATCCTCAAGCAATAAATCCTGAAAACGGATATGTGTATTCTGCAAATAATCAGCCAGATAGTATTGCTAATAAATTGTACCCTGGTTACTATTTGGTAGGAGATAGAGCAGAAAGAATTGTAAGTCTGTTAGAAAAAAAGAACGATTGGACAAAACAAGAAGTAGCTAAAATGATGTTGGATGTAACTTCTTTAATGGCACCCAAAATAGCTCAAAATTTTGTAGATGAAATAGAAAAAAACAAACTTTCGGTAAGTGAAAAAACAGCTATCTCTATTTTAAAAAAATGGAAAGGAAATTTCGATTTAGAAGAAGTAGCTCCTGTTATATATAATAGGCTTGTATATGAATTTCAGAAAAATACTTTTGCAGATGAATTGGGTAACGGTTTTTTTCAGTTTGTAAATACTCCTTTTGTAGAAAAAGTGTTACCAGTTCAATTAAAAAGAGAACACTCCGTTTGGTGGGATAACATACATACCAAAAATAAGGTAGAAACTAAAAAAGATGTTATAAATACGTCATTTAAAAACGCTTTTAATTTTTTGCAAAATCAGCTAGGAGAAAATGTTCATGATTGGAAATGGAAAAGAGTTATTTCAGTAGAGCACAAACATGCTGTTGGCGAAGTTGCCTTACTAAGAAAATACTTTAACGTAGGGCCTTTTAAAACAAATGGAGGAGACCAGGTAATTAATAATCAGATATATAATGTAGACTCTACAGGCTTTTATAAAGTAACTGCTGGGCCATCTACTAGAAGGGTAGTCGATTTTTCTGATGTAGAAAATAGCATAGCAATTATTCCGACAGGGCAATCCGGACGCATTTTTAGCAGCTACTACAAAGATCAGGCACAGAAATATTTGAAAGGAGAATATGTAAAAATGAAGTTAAATACTAGAGAAATAAAGCAAAGCAAGCAAATTTTATTGCTAAAGCCTTTAAAGTAA
- a CDS encoding Crp/Fnr family transcriptional regulator, which yields MSKCEQCIVRQFNSFKHLKKEELVRISACKTSKFVKKGEILFDEGEYINGVFCIRDGVCKVSKMSENGRNQIISLIKKGDLIGERSLISDEASNLKAVALNDMEVCFVPKEEIIRDLEKNTEFTMGILKDMANTLKKADNIIVDMAQKTVKQRLAETLINLKKSFDINEDNVINIQLSREDIANIIGTATESAIRLLSDFKKQNIIEFHGKEIKILKEQELIKIAQGF from the coding sequence ATGAGCAAGTGTGAGCAATGTATTGTTAGGCAATTTAATTCCTTTAAACATTTAAAAAAAGAGGAATTGGTACGAATATCTGCATGTAAAACTTCAAAGTTTGTTAAGAAAGGAGAAATCCTTTTTGATGAAGGCGAATACATAAATGGTGTTTTTTGTATAAGAGATGGTGTTTGTAAAGTCTCTAAAATGAGTGAAAACGGTAGAAACCAAATAATTAGCCTCATAAAAAAAGGCGATTTAATTGGTGAAAGAAGTTTAATTTCTGATGAAGCATCTAACCTTAAAGCTGTAGCACTAAATGATATGGAAGTTTGTTTTGTTCCTAAAGAAGAAATAATTAGAGATTTAGAGAAAAATACTGAATTTACTATGGGTATTTTAAAGGACATGGCAAACACTTTAAAAAAAGCAGATAACATAATTGTAGATATGGCTCAAAAAACTGTTAAACAACGTTTAGCAGAAACACTTATAAACCTAAAAAAGAGTTTCGATATTAACGAAGATAATGTAATTAATATTCAACTTTCTAGAGAAGATATTGCAAATATAATTGGTACTGCAACCGAGTCTGCCATTCGATTGTTATCTGATTTTAAAAAACAAAATATTATTGAGTTTCATGGTAAAGAAATAAAAATATTAAAAGAACAAGAGCTCATAAAAATAGCTCAAGGTTTTTAG
- a CDS encoding heavy metal translocating P-type ATPase, which yields MKATQCYHCGDSCTNTIIHFDDKKFCCNGCKTVYEIFSENDLTCYYNFQDNPGAIPNEIQGKYDFLDNNEIVEKLLEFSDGDSQVITLYIPHIHCSSCIWVLENLHKLNKNIASSQVDFPKKTVRITYNATKTSLKEVVLLSSSIGYEPYISLDDYTSGKKKVDRSLLYKLGIAGFAFGNVMFLSFPEYFEVSEFWLEEYKNVFRGLMFVFSLPVVFYASNTYFISAFKGLRSKILNIDVPIALGILVLFVRSTIEIVFDLGTGFFDSLTGLVFFLLLGKFFQQKTYNFLSFERDYKSYFPIAVTRISANKEENVQIYEVKKGDRLLIRNQELIPVDGILINGNAQIDYSFVTGEAAPISKKSGDKLFAGGKQLSGVIEMEVLATVSQSYLTQLWSNDVFKTEGRSQFKTITDTISKNFTIAVLSIAFLATTFWLFVDVHIAINVFTAVLIIACPCAIALAAPFTLGNMLRIFGRNKFYLKNATVVEQLAKIDTLIFDKTGTLTTNKENNITYNGSAFSASEKILIKSSLRASNHPLSRTLYETFTEVTPVEITNFKEFIGKGIEVSYNKNTLRLGAASFVKNTLEENTLDTAVHVSFNSIYKGKFTFKNSYRNGVKTLFNTLKENYELAVVSGDNQGEKEYLQQSLPKDTTLLFNQKPADKLEVVATLQKQAKKVAMIGDGLNDAGALAQSEVGIALSENINVFSPACDAILDASKFVHIDTFLKASKKAIQIIKYSFILSLCYNIVGLYFAVTGQLMPVIAAILMPLSSISIVVFTTVATNFLGRKLHK from the coding sequence ATGAAAGCTACACAATGTTATCACTGTGGCGATTCTTGTACAAACACAATTATTCATTTCGATGATAAAAAGTTTTGTTGTAATGGTTGTAAAACTGTCTATGAAATTTTTTCTGAAAACGACTTAACGTGTTACTACAATTTTCAAGACAATCCTGGGGCAATACCGAATGAGATTCAAGGCAAATACGATTTTCTTGATAATAATGAAATTGTAGAAAAACTCTTAGAATTCTCCGACGGAGATTCCCAAGTTATAACACTCTATATTCCACATATACATTGTAGTTCTTGTATTTGGGTTTTAGAAAACTTACACAAACTAAATAAAAATATTGCAAGTTCTCAAGTAGATTTTCCTAAAAAGACGGTTCGTATAACTTATAATGCAACAAAAACTTCACTTAAAGAAGTTGTTTTGTTATCAAGTTCTATAGGTTATGAACCCTATATAAGTTTAGACGATTATACTTCTGGGAAGAAAAAAGTAGATAGAAGCTTACTCTATAAGCTTGGTATAGCAGGTTTTGCCTTCGGAAATGTAATGTTTTTATCTTTTCCGGAATACTTTGAGGTTTCTGAGTTTTGGCTTGAAGAATACAAAAACGTTTTTCGAGGGTTAATGTTTGTATTTTCTCTACCAGTGGTTTTTTATGCTTCAAACACTTATTTTATATCGGCATTTAAAGGTTTACGGTCAAAAATTTTAAATATTGATGTACCAATAGCACTCGGTATTTTGGTACTTTTTGTAAGAAGTACTATAGAAATTGTTTTCGATTTAGGTACCGGTTTTTTCGATAGTTTAACAGGACTTGTTTTCTTTTTACTGTTAGGAAAATTTTTTCAACAGAAAACCTATAACTTTTTATCGTTTGAACGAGACTATAAGTCATATTTTCCAATTGCAGTGACTAGAATTAGTGCCAATAAAGAAGAAAATGTACAAATTTACGAGGTTAAAAAAGGAGATAGACTACTAATTCGCAATCAAGAACTTATTCCAGTAGACGGAATTTTAATAAACGGAAATGCACAAATAGATTACAGTTTTGTAACAGGAGAAGCTGCTCCAATAAGTAAAAAATCTGGTGACAAATTATTTGCTGGTGGTAAACAATTGTCGGGTGTTATAGAAATGGAAGTATTAGCCACCGTTTCTCAAAGTTATCTTACACAATTATGGAGTAATGATGTTTTTAAAACAGAGGGTAGATCTCAATTTAAAACAATTACAGACACAATTAGTAAAAACTTTACAATTGCTGTTTTATCAATTGCTTTTTTGGCAACAACTTTTTGGTTGTTTGTAGATGTACATATAGCTATTAATGTTTTTACAGCAGTTTTAATTATTGCTTGTCCTTGTGCAATAGCACTTGCGGCACCTTTTACATTAGGAAACATGTTGCGCATTTTTGGACGTAATAAGTTTTATTTAAAAAATGCAACAGTAGTAGAACAATTGGCAAAAATAGATACACTTATTTTTGATAAAACAGGTACACTTACCACCAATAAAGAAAACAATATAACTTACAATGGAAGTGCTTTTTCTGCTTCAGAAAAAATACTTATTAAAAGTAGTTTAAGAGCTTCTAACCATCCGTTAAGTAGAACGTTATACGAAACTTTTACAGAGGTTACACCAGTAGAAATTACAAACTTTAAAGAATTTATAGGCAAAGGAATTGAGGTTTCTTACAATAAAAATACACTAAGATTAGGTGCTGCCTCTTTTGTGAAAAATACCTTAGAAGAAAATACACTAGATACAGCAGTTCATGTAAGTTTTAATTCTATTTATAAAGGAAAATTTACTTTTAAAAACTCCTACAGAAACGGGGTAAAAACCTTGTTTAATACTTTAAAAGAAAATTATGAGTTAGCGGTTGTTTCTGGAGACAATCAAGGAGAAAAAGAGTATTTGCAACAAAGTTTGCCAAAAGACACCACACTGTTATTCAATCAAAAACCAGCAGATAAACTAGAGGTAGTTGCAACTCTACAAAAACAAGCTAAAAAAGTAGCCATGATTGGCGATGGCTTAAATGATGCAGGTGCATTGGCACAAAGTGAGGTAGGTATTGCATTGTCAGAAAATATTAATGTTTTTTCACCAGCATGTGATGCTATTTTAGATGCTTCTAAATTTGTTCATATAGATACTTTTTTAAAGGCTTCTAAAAAAGCCATCCAAATAATAAAATACAGCTTCATACTCTCTTTGTGCTACAACATTGTAGGACTGTATTTTGCTGTTACCGGACAATTAATGCCAGTAATAGCTGCAATACTAATGCCTTTAAGTTCTATTAGTATAGTAGTATTTACAACAGTAGCTACCAACTTTTTAGGAAGAAAATTACACAAATAA
- a CDS encoding AraC family ligand binding domain-containing protein, with amino-acid sequence MKTASFLNNITFNNTKPAINMLLETSFSKEIRIAFKEGQVMTAHKAPLAIVVQVLKGAIDFGVYDEIIPLKSGDLISLEPNVIHHLSAIKESVVRLTLLKLDNIERLEKVLK; translated from the coding sequence ATGAAAACAGCCTCATTTTTAAACAACATTACTTTTAATAATACAAAGCCTGCAATTAATATGCTTTTAGAAACTTCATTTTCGAAAGAAATTAGAATAGCATTTAAAGAGGGGCAGGTAATGACAGCGCATAAGGCTCCTTTAGCAATTGTAGTTCAGGTGCTTAAAGGTGCTATTGATTTTGGAGTATATGATGAAATTATACCATTAAAATCAGGAGATTTAATTTCGTTAGAACCTAATGTTATTCATCATCTTTCAGCAATAAAAGAGAGTGTAGTAAGACTAACCTTATTAAAATTAGATAATATAGAACGCCTAGAAAAAGTATTAAAATAA